A segment of the Populus alba chromosome 9, ASM523922v2, whole genome shotgun sequence genome:
GGCATGCTTACAGGTTTACTTGCAGCCTACAAATGAAGTGCTCGAAAACACCTTTTCAGACCCGAAGCGAAAAGAATTCTCTGCTCGAAATGTAATCCCCAGGGCAGTCTCAAGGTCAATGTCTGTCATCATAGCAACTACCATAGCAGCAATGCTTCCATTCTTTGGAGATATCAATGCATTGATTGGTGCTTTTGGTTTCATCCCTCTAGACTTTGTCTTGCCTGTTGTTTTCTTCAACTTGACATTCAAGCCATCGAAGAGGAGCATTGTTTTCTGGTTGAATGTCACTATTGCAGTAGTTTTCTCAGCAGTAGGGGTTATAGCAGCGGTTGCAGCGGTAAGACAGATAGGTCTTGATGCCAAAACTTATAGGTTATTTGCTAATGTTTGATTAGATTAAATGGCATATTGCCTTACATTATTAGTAGCAAATGTATATCTTGATACTCTTCTATATGATTAATAAAGAGCCTTCTCAGCTCCCCAATGCAAGGAACTAACGATATCCTGTATTCCTGCTACAACAAGGAATCAGAAACAACTGTTTGACAATTGACAGCAAGTAAACTTTCTATATTGAGCTGATATAGCTAACTCCCTAAGGAAATTTAGAGAAGTACAAGATTTTGATAGCTTAAAGGTAACAAAATTCAGGGAATTGAGATTCAATTCAGTATTCAACTGCAAGAACAAGATTCCTCTCATCTAATAAGAGGTATtagatatgaaaaaataaaaataaaaacgaatCCCAAATTTCAATTGCTAGTTATTAAGAACTatcacatatataaatatagagATTTTCATAACCAGGGGTCTCCAACATTGGCATCTGGAGGTACTGTTTGGTCTGGAATGTGCTGTTGGGACTGCAAGACATTTTGACCACTGCTGTTTTGAGAACTAGCATTTGCTTGTTGGTTTGAAATGACTGTGCTACCTGCTTCTTCATTTCTTGGTTCTGAAAGTGCAGATGTTGGTGTAGTGCAGTTATCTTCTGCACCTGTGGTTCCAGCAATTTGTGCGGGAACCCTTACCATATCGGAGCTGGCAAGCAGACTGGGAGCTGTAGGAGGGTCAGCTGATTGCCTCCTCTTAATTTCCTTGCCGATGTTCTGCTTGAAACTGGCAATAATGAGCtggtaaatcaaaacaaatatagcGTGAGGTTCCCAAAAACGAACAAGCTGGTAATACAGTTCAATTGCAAAGAAAATTCATAAATCCTTGAACTCTGTATTCTGTAAACAACAGATTGTAGACAAGAGACATAAACATCTAGTGGATGCTTTATGAATAGGCAAAACCTACTTGAATAGGGCCAGCTGCGATTAAAGAGCCTGCAACACCACCACCAAAAACCCGGCCATCAGGTTTAGCTAGGGAAATACTTAGCATGCCAATTTTGCGATTCGAACCTCCTGTTTCGCTGGAAGTGAATGATCCAGATAGAGATAGAATTTCGAAGGGGCCctataagaaatgaaaaatcatcGAGAATGCACatcagaaaaaaggaaaaggaggaggaagaaacaaattaaaggaagtttttttcttcaggTATGATCATATCATACAACATATCTCAAAATCCCCCCGGAAGAACCAGGCTGACGCATAATAACACTCGAGACAACACCAGTAGCTGAAAGAATGCAAACTGCTCGAGCACCCTTTTGAGAAAATGCTAGTAACTTAGTAACAATATCCTGCAGACCACAAAATAGAATTAGAACATCTTGACACAGGCGAAACAATGAGAAGCACTGTAATTATACAAAAAGACTAAGCAAATTAACTAAATTCTCACATATTTTACAGTACCTCTCCAGTATGCACGGGCACTACATGAGGGGTGAAGCTTCCTCCTGCTGTTTCTGCTGCAAAACCACCTTTACATGgagaatttcaaaataaaattaaggggGCGGCAATTTAAGAACTTTGACAAaggaaattatataaaaagtaacAGAAATTCAcacattttgatttaaaatcaaattttacaatctCCTTCAAAAAATTAAGCAAGAGATTTAAGCTTGCTCTCACAAAAGGAagtcgtgattttttttttcttttattacatGAAAGATAGGATTTAAAATTTGGGATAACATTTACAAATAAACACTCTATTAAACTAGAGGATTCTCTTCCTTCTCACTTATTGCCACATTCTTCAAAGAATTAACACACAAAAAAGGAAGTCTTAATTCACAGCTCATTCTATATATGATCTGAATACATCCCAACGATGATTAATACAGGACGCATAACTTTCGCACGTGAGAAACaggaaattttttta
Coding sequences within it:
- the LOC118045524 gene encoding AT-hook motif nuclear-localized protein 1; this translates as MAPFPHHHFTGCMEEKNMIVSDQTPFIITTKDHDPAGNQVVHKVATGGSDHTLEPNNLGGGGTGCSGGSGSESVVENTLKRKRGRPRKDDVGANLVSSPPLSPPPGLSSSLSSCEKRVRGRPRGSGKLQLLASLGGFAAETAGGSFTPHVVPVHTGEDIVTKLLAFSQKGARAVCILSATGVVSSVIMRQPGSSGGILRYVGPFEILSLSGSFTSSETGGSNRKIGMLSISLAKPDGRVFGGGVAGSLIAAGPIQLIIASFKQNIGKEIKRRQSADPPTAPSLLASSDMVRVPAQIAGTTGAEDNCTTPTSALSEPRNEEAGSTVISNQQANASSQNSSGQNVLQSQQHIPDQTVPPDANVGDPWL